In Nostocoides sp. HKS02, the DNA window CTCGGCTGCTCGATCTCGTCCAGCATCGCCACGGCATAGTCCTCGGCGCTGATCTGGTCTCCTGCGGGGGAGTCCAGTCCCAGCGCGTACTGCCCGGTCCGCTCTCCCGGGGCGATCACCGGCGCAGGGGAGAAGAACGTCCAGTCGAGGTCAGCGGGGGCGGCGCGGAACAGGTCCAGGGCGGCTGCCCCGCTGAGGGCCTCGGCGCGGTAGACCTCGGGGAAGCCCTCGGTGTCGAGCAGTCGGGTGCCGTTGGGGTCGACCAGGGACCCTGCCCCGCCCACGAAGAGCACGCGGGCCTCGGTGCCGTGGTCGATGAGGGT includes these proteins:
- a CDS encoding NAD(P)-dependent oxidoreductase — translated: MKIALFGASGVVGSRIAAEAVRRGHDVTAITRTGTTSMPGVAARAGDLGDEATIKEAAATHDVVVSATGPSRTGESHEPWLAAVQTLIDHGTEARVLFVGGAGSLVDPNGTRLLDTEGFPEVYRAEALSGAAALDLFRAAPADLDWTFFSPAPVIAPGERTGQYALGLDSPAGDQISAEDYAVAMLDEIEQPRHRRQRFTAAS